The proteins below come from a single Tribolium castaneum strain GA2 chromosome 9, icTriCast1.1, whole genome shotgun sequence genomic window:
- the LOC103312650 gene encoding transient receptor potential channel pyrexia: protein MSSSISPLHRAVTSGDVSLVKRLLAAGSDPNAADSHGRTPIVFAECIKNDELFEQIVELLIAHGADVNACNDTPLYSAVFYGKKHLVERLLKAGAGVRSNNLLHIVAEKGDDTILALLLGDKRSEEMIDGEDANGRTSAFLAAQHDHKRCLKMLIAKGADLSRADLQGESVMEAIFENMTKPVEFLTEVLDASVTLERGEKNKYFVDFGFLAPRKTGGQMSVISRLLVSASEEEKTSVLQHPVIELYLSIKWSRMCYFFYLWIFAYVLFVLSFSVYVMLCRDYRNLDVLVTASRWISIWSGACLLGHGVLECCLTHGNHFRKYEMWLNLACTSLSLIVAIAGKRDGNREDELAAPNWVLHVTSIAILLSWTELMLLIGRLPTYGYYALMFSAVLQNVIRVLLAFLCLVVGFSLSFSIEFANCSEFNDPWRALVKTTVMMMGEFDYSDLFTGLERPASRVIFLLFVILTSIVLMNLMVGLAVSDIQCLQMVSHARKLEKMADFLAQLEKVLTSEKFKKRWLPQIVQKILRRNFIDVRYELETSARFRRSKKLSSKLIDSLVAIAKSQKNRRLKFNEDF, encoded by the exons ATGTCCTCATCGATTTCTCCGCTGCATCGAGCCGTCACTTCCGGGGACGTTTCCCTCGTCAAGCGTCTTCTCGCCGCTGGGAGCGACCCCAACGCCGCCGACTCCCACGGCCGGACCCCAATCGTCTTCGCAGAGTGCATCAAAAACGACGAACTTTTCGAACAAATCGTCGAGCTTTTAATTGCGCATGGGGCCGACGTCAACGCTTGCAACGATACTCCTTTGTACAGCGCCGTCTTCTACGGCAAAAAACACCTAGTGGAGCGGCTGCTCAAAGCCGGTGCTGGTGTCCGGAGCAATAATTTACTCCACATCGTGGCTGAGAAAGGGGATGACACAATCCTGGCGCTGCTCCTCGGAGATAAGAGAAGTGAGGAAATGATCGATGGCGAGGACGCTAACGGCAGGACATCTGCTTTCCTGGCCGCCCAACACGACCATAAACGCTGTTTGAAGATGCTAATCGCAAAAGGGGCTGATTTAAGCCGCGCTGACCTCCAAGGCGAAAGTGTGATGGAggcgatttttgaaaatatgacAAAGCCGGTCGAGTTCTTGACCGAGGTTTTGGACGCAAGTGTGACACTCGAGAGGggagaaaaaaacaaatactttGTTG atTTTGGGTTTCTGGCGCCTCGGAAAACTGGGGGCCAGATGTCGGTCATTTCGCGTCTGCTTGTTTCAGCCAGCGAAGAGGAGAAAACCTCTGTGCTGCAACACCCGGTGATCG AGCTGTACCTGTCGATAAAGTGGTCGAGAATGTGCTATTTCTTCTATTTGTGGATCTTCGCTTATGTACTTTTCGTGCTTTCGTTTTCCGTGTATGTGATGTTGTGTCGCGATTACCGGAATCTTGACGTGCTGGTGACGGCTTCCAGATGGATATCGATCTGGAGCGGCGCGTGCCTTTTGGGCCACGGTGTATTAGAG TGCTGTCTGACGCACGGGAATCACTTCAGGAAATACGAAATGTGGTTGAATCTCGCCTGCACATCGCTCTCTTTAATTGTGGCAATCGCGGGAAAGCGTGACGGGAATAGAGAGGATGAACTGG CTGCGCCTAATTGGGTGTTGCACGTAACCAGCATAGCGATTCTCCTGTCATGGACAGAATTAATGTTGTTAATTGGCAGACTTCCAACGTACGGATATTATGCACTCATGTTTTCCGCCGTCTTACAGAACGTTATTAGG GTTTTGTTGGCATTCCTGTGCCTGGTGGTGGGTTTCTCTCTAAGTTTTTCGATCGAGTTTGCAAACTGTAGCGAATTCAACGACCCTTGGCGCGCCCTCGTCAAGACTACAGTCATGATGATGGGAGAATTCGACTACTCGGACTTGTTCACCGGCCTCGAAAGACCCGCTTCGAGGGTCATTTTTCTCTTATTTGTCATCCTCACGAGCATTGTTTTAATGAACCTGATGGTGGGCCTCGCTGTGAGCGACATCCAGTGCTTGCAAATGGTCAGTCACGCCCGCAAGTTGGAAAAAATGGCCGACTTTCTGGCCCAGTTAGAGAAAGTCTTGACTtcggaaaaattcaaaaagcgCTGGCTGCCCCAAATCGTACAAAAAATCCTCCGGAGGAATTTTATCGATGTTAGGTACGAACTGGAGACGTCGGCGAGGTTTAGACGCTCGAAGAAACTTTCCTCCAAGCTTATAG atTCGCTCGTAGCGATTGCGAAATCGCAAAAAAACAGGCGCTTAAAGTTTAACGAGGACTTTTGA